From one Mustela nigripes isolate SB6536 chromosome 16, MUSNIG.SB6536, whole genome shotgun sequence genomic stretch:
- the LOC132003531 gene encoding ubiquitin-ribosomal protein eL40 fusion protein-like, with product MQIFVKTLVAKTITLEAKPSDNTENVKNPSQNPRREGLYLVLHLRSGITQPSLHQLAQKPNRDKIICPECSAHLHPRIVICSKKCGLTNNQCPKKVK from the exons ATGCAGATCTTTGTGAAAACCCTAGTGGCAAAGACCATCACCCTCGAGGCCAAGCCCAGTGACAACACTGAAAATGTCAAAAATCCAAGCCAAAATCCAAGACGAGAAGGGC TGTACTTGGTGCTTCACCTTCGATCTGGCATCACCCAGCCTTCCCTCCACCAGCTGGCCCAGAAACCCAACCGTGACAAGATCATCTGCCCTGAGTGTTCTGCTCACTTGCACCCCCGTATTGTCATCTGCAGTAAGAAATGTGGCCTCACCAACAACCAGTGCCCCAAGAAGGTCAAATAA